From one Lolium rigidum isolate FL_2022 chromosome 4, APGP_CSIRO_Lrig_0.1, whole genome shotgun sequence genomic stretch:
- the LOC124647406 gene encoding histone H3-4-like, which yields MARTKHPATRNSRPQPKKQLQFGGSPGLGPQQETGGTSTSEAPRRGGRSAAAATTQVAPVQQRVKKPHRFKPGTVALRQIRKYQKSTELLIPFAPFVRLVKEVTNFCSTKVYRWTPQALAALQEAAEYMLVDLFERANLCSIHAKRVTLMQKDIHLARRGAKVVILMEYIFFIPGAKSVAIPMGDIFCIVGCNGSGDSDQIDKYQW from the exons ATGGCTCGCACGAAGCACCCAGCTACGAGGAACTCCAGGCCGCAGCCCAAAAAGCAGCTACAGTTCGGGGGCTCCCCCGGCCTGGGGCCGCAGCAGGAGACAG GCGGCACGAGTACGTCGGAGGCACCG AGGCGAGGTGGGCGAAGCGCGGCTGCAGCGACGACTCAAG TGGCACCTGTGCAACAGAGGGTGAAGAAGCCGCACCGATTCAAGCCAGGCACTGTCGCACTGCGGCAGATCAGGAAGTACCAGAAGTCCACCGAGCTTCTCATCCCGTTTGCACCCTTTGTCCGTCTG GTTAAGGAGGTCACTAACTTCTGCTCCACCAAGGTGTACCGCTGGACTCCTCAAGCGCTCGCTGCGTTGCAAGAG GCTGCAGAATATATGTTGGTAGACTTATTTGAAAGGGCAAATCTCTGCTCCATCCATGCAAAGCGTGTTACCCTCA TGCAGAAGGACATCCATCTTGCTAGGCGGGGGGCCAAGGTGGTGATACTAATGGAATATATTTTCTTCATCCCAGGGGCAAAGTCCGTTGCGATACCGATGGGAGATATTTTCTGTATTGTGGGGTGCAATGGCAGTGGTGATAGTGATCAAATAGACAAATATCAGTGGTGA